One segment of Cataglyphis hispanica isolate Lineage 1 chromosome 23, ULB_Chis1_1.0, whole genome shotgun sequence DNA contains the following:
- the LOC126857825 gene encoding uncharacterized protein LOC126857825 — MANARMDRKITLYIAIWMLTVITPRCQATHHEHAEVDGNSEDSIIDDATEDYWASSGSGPDEDDSPHNETREALTHEASDHDTVVYVGDGSAYVPIPSLKSRPVNPNLQALQTLQGLQGLSAGGGTGVVGDEDWRRHPETWDREHRRYRPNTTRVQHIEAECQDDYMKIRIGFNGSFAGLLYSAGYSYDPDCMYVNGTGRDYYEFYIQLNRCGTLGENTHHQDSRKNPTKNLMWNTVTVQYNPLIEEEFDEHFKVTCEYGYDFWKTVTFPFLDVEVATGNPVVFTLQPPECYMEIRYGYGTTGTRVAGPVRVGDPLTLIIYMRSKYDGFDIVVNDCYAHNGGNKRIQLIDQYGCPVDDKLISRFRGSWSESGLFETQVFAYMKTFRFTGSPALYIECDVRMCHGRCPSQPCHWRNAKNVVKRSVSEMIGGTSTPATSLSENVNLFQSLRVLQEGEADTELFQNSTSAFRSGLSESTTDRVCLRSSVASTIVGVGCGFFCIMAGTILVMCSRMRRHAREKLLSDSISYMTHKGRIN, encoded by the exons ATATATCGCCATTTGGATGCTGACGGTGATCACGCCGAGGTGTCAG gcGACCCATCATGAACACGCGGAGGTGGATGGGAACTCCGAAGATTCTATTATCGATGACGCGACCGAGGATTATTGGGCGAGTAGCGGATCGGGACCCGATGAGGATGATTCCCCTCATAACGAAACCAGAGAAGCGTTAACTCACGAGGCCAGCGACCACGATACT GTCGTGTATGTTGGCGATGGCTCCGCTTATGTGCCAATTCCATCGTTGAAGAGCAGACCCGTAAATCCGAATCTTCAAGCCCTTCAAACTCTTCAAGGCCTGCAAGGGCTTTCTGCAGGAGGAGGTACAGGCGTAGTCGGTGATGAAGATTGGAGGCGACACCCAGAGACCTGGGACCGCGAACATCGAAGATACAGACCCAACACGACGCGAGTGCAAC ATATCGAGGCGGAATGTCAAGATGACTATATGAAAATCAGGATTGGATTCAACGGATCTTTTGCCGGCCTCTTATATTCAGcag GCTACTCGTACGATCCCGATTGCATGTACGTTAACGGGACGGGCCGCGACTACTATGAGTTCTACATTCAGCTGAATCGATGCGGCACCCTCGGCGAGAACACTCATCATCAGGACAGCAGGAAGAATCCGACG aaaaatcTCATGTGGAACACGGTCACGGTGCAGTACAATCCATTGATAGAGGAGGAATTCGATGAGCACTTTAAGGTGACTTGCGAGTACGGTTACGACTTTTGGAAGACGGTGACATTTCCCTTCCTTGATGTCGA AGTCGCCACGGGAAATCCCGTAGTCTTCACCCTGCAGCCTCCTGAATGCTACATGGAAATCAGATACGGTTACGGGACCACTGGAACTAGAGTGGCTGGACCAGTTCGCGTCGGCGATCCCCTGACTCTCATTATCTACATGCGCAGTAAATATG atGGCTTTGATATCGTTGTGAACGATTGCTACGCGCATAATGGCGGGAACAAAAGAATTCAACTGATCGATCAATACGGATGTCCGGTCGATGATAAACTGATCAGCCGGTTTCGGGGCTCCTGGTCGGAGAGTGGCTTGTTCGAGACACAAGTCTTCGCTTACATGAAGACCTTCAGGTTCACGGGATCACCGGCCCTGTATATCGAATGCGATGTTCGCATGTGCCACGGAAGATGCCCG AGTCAACCTTGCCACTGGAGAAACGCAAAGAATGTAGTAAAACGATCAGTGTCAGAAATGATCGGTGGAACATCGACACCGGCAACTAGTTTGTCGGAGAACGTGAATCTCTTCCAGTCTCTTCGCGTTCTTCAGGAAGGCGAGGCGGACACGGAACTGTTCCAGAATTCCACGAGCGCTTTTCGCAGTG gacTTAGCGAATCTACAACTGACAGAGTGTGCTTAAGATCTTCGGTGGCCAGTACAATAGTGGGAGTCGGCTGCGGATTCTTTTGTATCATGGCCGGCACGATACTGGTCATGTGCTCGCGAATGCGACGACACgcgcgagaaaaattattgtcgGACAGCATAAGTTACATGACGCATAAGGGCCGAATCAATTAA